The nucleotide sequence TGGGCACCGGGCCCTTCCGTCTGCGCAGCTACACCCCGGGGCAGCAGGTTACGCTGGTCAAGAACCCCAACTACTGGAAGCGCGATGCTGCAGGCAACGCCCTGCCTTACCTCGACCAGCTCCAGTACCTGATCATCACCGACTCCCAGGCCCGTGTCGCGCAGTTCCTGGCCGGCAACCTGGGCCAGATTAACATCACCGGCGCAGAGTTCCCCGACCTCAAGCGCCGCGAGACCCAGGGGGCCCCCTTCCGGGTGGTGCAGTTCAGGGCCCTATTTGGCTCACCCCCCCACATCGGCTTCAACTACAACGCCAAGAACCCCGAGCTGGCCGCGCTGTTCAAGAACTCGGACTTCCGCCGGGCCATGCAGTTTGCGGTCAACCGCGAGCGAATCATCGAGGACGTGTACAACGGCCTGGCCGAGCGGGCCAGCTATGGGGTAGCCCCTCTCTCGGAGTGGTTTTATCCAGAAGTCCCTCGCCTGCAAGGCCGGTTCGACCTGAACGCCGCTAACGCAGCTTTGGATAAGCTTGGGCTAACCCGGGGCGCCGATGGCATCCGGCGCTTGCCCAGCGGTAGACCCCTCGAGTTCACCCTTACCTACGGCTCCAACTCCGCGGTCTTTACGGCCATCGCCACCATCCTGCAAAACGACTTCCAGCGCGTAGGCGTTAAGGTCAACCTGCAGGGCATCCTGGCGGCCAACCTGCTGGCCACCGGACGGGGCCAGGACTGGGAGGTGATTCTCCTGGGACTGGGCGACCAGCCCGACCCCGAGTTGCGCACCCCCATCTGGAAGCCGGGCGGGGCCCTTTACTACTGGCACCAGGCCACCCAGCCCACCACCCCCGGCGGACAGCCGCAGTTCAATAACTTTTTGCCCTGGGAGCGGGAGATTTACGACCTGTGGGAACGCGCCGCCAGCACCACCAACTTCACCCAGCGCAAGGCCCTCTACGACCGCTGGCAGGCCATCGTGGCGCGTGAAGCTCAGGTCATCGTGATTGCCAAGGAGTACGCAGTGGGCGCTGTTTCTAACCGCTATGGCAACTACATCTACAGCCTGGGGGTAATCCCCGGCTTCAACCCCCTGGTTTTGATGTTCCAGCGGTAGTCGAGCCCATTCCTGACCAGCCGACTGGGCTCTGGAGGAGGTAGTTCAGGGAACCTCGAGTCTCACCACACAAAGCGACTCCCTGGACTACCTCTCACGTATCTGGCTTCAAATACTGACGCCAGACCGGATCAAAACCTAGGTGTTGCCCTGGTGGTTCACATTCAACGCTAGGTTTGATAGTGCACACTGGGCCAACGGTTCAAGCAACCATGTTAGAGCCCAAGTTCCTGACCAACCCATCCCTGGGTAATCGGATCAAGGAAAATCGGTTCGATGGTAGGAGTTGAGTTGCCGGATGTTTAATTTTGTTCTGCGGCGCATCCTGGTGGCCATACCCACCCTGCTCCTCATATCGGTGCTGGTGTTTGCGGTTATCCAGCTCCAGCCCGGGGGTTTTTTGGAAAACCTGCTCGAGGATCCTCGAGTCAGCCGCGAGACCGTCGAGAACATCCGCCGACAGTATCTGCTGGATCAGCCAGTCTGGGTGCAGTACCTCCACTGGCTGGGGGGCATTATGCGCGGCGATTTCGGCTACTCGTTCCTGAATAGCCGCCCGGTCTCCGAGCTGATCTGGGAGCGCATGGGCTGGACGGTCTTTCTGGCCGCCCTGACCATTCTGGCTACCTGGGTGATTGCCATCCCGCTGGGCATCTACACCGCCCTGAACCGCTACGGGCCCTCCTCCACCGCCCTCAACTTCGTGGGCTACTTTGGGCTGGCCACCCCCGATTTTCTGGTAGCGCTGCTGCTCATCTATCTGGTGCTCGTGAGCGGGGGTACCGCCGTGGGAGGCCTGTTCAGCCCACAGTACATTGATGCCCCCTGGAGCTGGGCTAAGTTCCGGGACATGCTGGGGCATCTCTGGATTCCCCTCATCGTGATTGGGCTCGACGGCACCGCCACCATCATGCGACAGATGCGGGCCAACCTGCTGGATGTCTTAAACCAGGACTACATCCGCACCGCCCGCGCCAAAGGGCTCGCCGAGCGGGTGGTGCTCTGGAAACATGCCGTGCGCAACGCCATCAACCCGCTCATCAGCCTGGCCGGGCTCCAGCTCCCCACCCTCATATCCAGCACCATCATCGCCTCGATTGTCCTGAGCCTGCCCACCATCGGCCCCTTTTTATACGACTCCCTGCTGAACAAGGATCAGTACGTGGTGATGGCCCTGCTGATGCTATCGGCGGTGCTCTTGATGGTGGGGAACCTGCTGGCCGACATCCTGCTGGCCTGGGTAGACCCCCGCATTCGCTACGAGTAGAGGTTCGGCATGGATAAACGCAACAACCCCCTCTATCTGGCCTGGCGGCGCTTCCTGCACTCCAAACCCGGCGTGATCAGCGGTGTGGTGCTGCTGGTGCTGTATGGGGTAGCGTTTTTTGCCGGATTTCTGGCCCCCTACAACCTGACCGTCCAGCACCCCGATGCCGTCTACCAGCCACCCCAGCGCATTTACTTCTTTCGGGATGGCCGTCCGGTTCGGCCCTACGTCTACCAGCTCAAGCGCGAACGCGACCCGGTAACCTTCATCAGCAGCTACCGGGAAGACCAGAGCCGCCCCACCCCCATCCGCTTTTTTATCGCCCAGGGGGAGCCCTACCGCTTTCTGGGGCTCAAAACCAACTGGCACCTGTTTGGCGTCCCGGAGTCCGAGGGCTACTTTTTTCCGCTGGGCACCGATCAGTTTGGGCGCTGCTTGTTTTCACGCATCCTGGTTGGCTCACAGGTCTCGCTCACGGTGGGGGTGATTGGGGTGCTGATCTCCTTTGCAATTGGGATTCTGCTGGGAGGAATTTCGGGCTACTTTGGCGGCTGGGTGGACACCCTGATCCAGCGCACCACCGAGGTCTTGCTCTCCATTCCACGCCTGCCCATCCTGATGGCCCTCTCGACGGTAATTCCGGCAAGCTGGCCGAGTACCTACGTCTATCTGGGCATTATTGGGGTGCTCTCGTTCATAGGCTGGGCGGGGCTGGCACGGGTGGTGCGGGGGCAGGTATTGGCGCTGCGCGAGGTGGACTACGTGACGGCTGCCGTGGCCCAGGGGGCTTCCAACCTGCGCATCATCCTGCGGCACATCGTGCCCAACTTAAGTAGCTATCTGATCGTGACCGCTACCCTGGCCCTGCCTGGCTACATCATCGGAGAATCGGCGCTCTCATTCTTAGGGCTGGGCATCAAGGAGCCCATGGCCAGCTGGGGGCTCCTCCTGAAAGACGCGCAAAACTTCCAGTCGCTTTCGCTCTACCCCTGGCTCCTGACGCCCGGTATTCTGATTTTTATCTCCGTGCTGGCCTACAACTTTCTGGGGGATGCGCTGCGGGATGCGGCCGATGTGCGGCAAACGGACTGAGGTGCGGGGCAGCTTAGAACGCAGCGAGGCCAGGATCAGCTGAAAGAATCGAACCCTCGAGGTCATAACCGATTTCACCGTCTTAGAGTTGCCCCTGCATTCTCTCTTCACTGGAGTCCAGGGTTTAATTGCGAGCATCTGCCGGATGCGAAGCAATCCAGTTCACGCTACCCGGCCGAACGGTGGGTAAGCCTCCTCTGGATTGCTTCGTCGGCCTCCGGCCTCCTCGCAATGCATTCCGAGGCGCACGCAGTGCAACGAGGAATCTGGCTCTACAAAGGGACAGTGATTACAGTGGACTGAAGCACATCAGATTCCTCACTTCTCTTCGCTACGTTCAGAATGACACATAAATTTACTTACCAGACCGCTAGGTTTCTAACTCGAGCTCCCTTATGGCCTGCGTATAAATGCGCTCGGCTTCCAGGCGCAGGTCGGTTTGCAACAGGCGAGCGTACAGGTTTTGGTCGAGGGGCTCGAGCTTCAAACCCCGCAGCCAGTCGGCGGGCGACTCGCTCTGGCGGTACCTTTGTAACAAATTTTGCTGCCAGGCCGCCCTGAAACGGTCAATTTCGGGGTGATCCATCCCCTCAAAGGGCAGGGTCTCCTCATCGGTGGGGTGCCGCAAGTCCACCCAGATTTCGGGTACGTCCGCCAGGGCATACGGCTTCAAGAAGTACCCCGGTGCACGGCTGGGCCGCCCCGGTTCCAGGGTGTTCAAAAGCTCCGACCACAGCACCCTGAACTCCCCGTCGGACACCTCGAGGGCCTCCATAAGCGCTTCCTTGCTCCAGTCGCGCACCAGCAGCAAAGCCAGCAAAACCCGGGTTTTCTCCCGCTTGAATCGAACCTCCTGGTAGCCCACCCGCACCCGCAGGGTGCCCAGCGCCCGCACCTCGACACAGACCCCTGGGTGGTAAGGCAGGTTCAGCCTTCCGGCTTCCCACCAGAGCCTGCGGCTCAGGTGTGGGGGCGGGGCAAACAGGGTGGGTTTGCTCAGGAAGGGGTAGCGCTCCAACAGCACAACGGCGCTCTTTTGCCAGGAAGCATGTTCGGCCAGCGTCAGCAAAAAGGGGTCATCCACCCCGGCCAGGGCGGGCAGGGCGAACGCCTGGCCCCGACGCAGGTGGGCCTGGGCGGCCATCAGGGTCATGAAGGCTTCGACCCAGGCGTCGCCTGACTCGCGGGCAAAGCGAACCATCTCGCCAAATGCTTTTTGCTCTCCCAGGGCAGCCAGGCCCCCCAGGGGCTCCACTTGTAGCCTCGAGGGGCCTCCTTGCGAAAGCGAGAGCGCGCGTCGGTAGGCTTCGGCGGCCTCCTGCCAGCGGTTCTGCGCCAGCAGCGCATGGCCGAGCCGCGCCTCGGCCAGGGCCACCACAAACGGGCTTCCCAGGGTCTCTCCCTCACGCCGCCCCCGTCGGGCGGCTGTTTCGGCGGCCCTGGCATCGCCCGCCACAGCTTCCAGCAGGGCCAGCAGCAGGGTGCCTTCGCGGTGGTTTTGCGGGGCTCGCGCTGTGGTTGCGGACTCCCATTGCCGTAGCTCGTTCAGGGCGCGTTCCGGCTGCCCGCTGCGCAGCCAAACCCGGGGGCCCTCGAGGCCCAGGGCTATGGCCTCCTGAACCCTACCCGAGTTGAGCAAATTTTCGGCCCATAATGGGGCCACTTCTTCAGGGAAACGCGCCCTGGCCGCCAGCAAATAACCCTGCGCCCTGGCCGGCTCGACCGTATCAAGGTACAACCGCGACAGGCCCAGCAAAGCCCGCTCTAGGCCACCTTCCAGGGCTTGCTGATAAACCTGTTCGGCCTCCGCATAGCGTCCGGCTTGCCGCAAAGCCTCGCCGTGCAAAAAGCGCAGGGCAGGGCGGGTGTGCAGCATGTTTTCGGGCAGGCGCTCGAGCATGGCCAGCAGCGTGTAGGTGAGCCCACGGGTAAGCCAGGCTTCGCCCCGGCTCATCACCAGGTCGGCTGCGTGGCCCAGACGCCCGGCCTCGAGCAAATACCCCGCAGCCTGCACATCCTCCCCCCGCTGCAGGGCGGTATCGGCGGCCCTGGACAACAGGTTTCGCACCTCGCCCGGCTCCAGCAAGGTCAATAGGGCCTGCCGCACCAGGGGGTGAAAGCGAATGCGTCCGCCCACTTTTTCCAGCAGCAGGTCGGCTGCATAGGGCTCCAGCGCCTCCAGGTCGCCGAGCCAGCGGGCCTCCTCTGCCCCCAGCTCCCCCAGCACACTGGCCCTGGCGGCAAGCTGCTGCACCCCCTCTGGCAGCGCGGGCAGCAGAATGGCCAGCAGTCCTTCGGGGTCGGGGTGGGCATAGAAAGCCTGTTCCGGCTTGGCGCCCCGCTGCATGGCCCGCAGCAACAAACGCAGCCCCAGGGGCCAGCCGCGCACCAGGCTGTGGGCCTGCTCCACCTCAAAAGCGGGCAGCTCGGGGGCAATGGCTCTGCCAAGCCGCAATGCCTCCTCGGCATCGAAAGCCAGCTCGCGCTCATCCAGCACCCGCCCCAGCACCTCCCAGGGAGCGGCCCGGCGGGTGAGTATGGCCACGCGCAGCCCCGGAAGCTGGGTCAGGGTTCGCAGCAAGGCCACAGACTCGCGGCTGGCGGCCCGCTGGGCCTCGTCCAGCACCAGCAGGTGGGGTGGCAGATCGCCCAGGGCCTCGAGGAACGCCTCGCCCGCACTGGCCCATGCCCCACGCTCGAGCGCAAGACGTGTCTCGCGCAATGCATCTTGCATAAACCCACCGCTCCAGGCAGGCTCGCGCCTACCGGCCTCGAGCGTAAAACGAGGCATCCGCTGTGGTGCCTGATTCCACGTGAAATTTCCAGCAGGCTCGCGCCTACCGGCCTCGAGCGTGGCCTGTACGGCCTCTGACCGCTCAGTCATCCACTGGCTGTAGGCTTCCACCAGGTGCCAGCCCAACACCACTGGGTCTGAGCAGTCTACTCCCAGGGTGAGCCAGACCCCCGGCCAGCCCGCCAACAAAGTGGATTTACCGTACCCAGCCCCCGCCGCCAGCACCAGCACAGGGCTCCTGGCAAAACCCTGGTTCAGCACCTCATGCAAACGCAGCCGATCCACCTCTCGAGCCGTACGGGGGGGCAGCAATCGGCTTTTGGGTACACGGTAGGGCATGGAACTTTAGTTTACCCGCCCAGGCCACATGCCGGATTTGAGGCTGGGTTTCTTCCCTGCTCATCCACTAACCCTCTCGGTGGCAGGTGTGCTGGTTGTTGGGTTCGATACTCCTTGTGCCATTGTCGCAACCGTGCTCAGTAGCTTTGCAGCGATGGGCAATGTGTCCCTTGGGAAAAGCCCAGATTTGAGCTAGGTTCTTTGCTAGGAGGCCATCATGCCACAAGTCATCACGGTAGACGGGAATGAGGCCGTTGCCAGAATCGCCTACAAGCTCAACGAGGTCATTGCCATCTACCCCATCACCCCATCCTCCCCCATGGGCGAGTTTGCCGACCAGTGGAGCGCCCTGGGCCAGAAAAACCTCTGGGGCACGGTACCTCTAGTACAGGAGATGCAGTCTGAAGGGGGTGCTGCCGGGGCCGTGCACGGAGCCTTGCAAACCGGGGCGCTCACCACCACCTTCACCGCCAGCCAGGGCCTGCTGCTGATGATCCCCAACATGTACAAGATTGCGGGCGAGCTCACCAGCACGGTCTTTCACATTGCGGCTCGCTCGATTGCAGCCCAGGGGCTTTCCATCTTTGGCGACCATTCGGACGTCATGGCCACCCGGGCCACCGGCTGGGCCATGCTGTTTGCGGGTTCGGTACAGGAAGCCCAGGACTTTGCCCTCGTGGCCCAGGCCAGCACCCTGGAGAGCCGGATTCCCTTCCTGCACGTGATGGATGGGTTTCGCACCTCCCACGAGGTGATGAAAATTGAGGCCCTTTCGGATGACGACCTCAGGGCTTTGATCAACGAAGAGTTCATCCGGGCCCACCGCGCCCGGGCCCTTTCCCCCGACCACCCGGTTCTGCGTGGAACCGCGCAGAACCCGGATGTGTATTTCCAGGCCAGGGAAACCGTTAACCCCTATTACCAGAAGGTGCCCTCCATCGTACAGGCCTACATGAACCGCCTGGCCGAGCGCAGCGGACGACAGTACAGGCTATTCGACTACTTCGGGGCACCGGATGCCGAGCGGGTGGTGGTGCTGATGGGCTCGGGGGCCGAGACCGCTCAGGAGACCATCGAGTACCTGCAAGCCAGGGGCGAGAAGGTCGGGCTCATCAAGGTACGGCTCTATCGCCCGTTCAGCGTGGAAGCCTTCGTGCAGGCGGTTCCGGCGAGTGCCCGGGTTATCGCCGTGCTCGATCGCACCAAGGAGCCCGGCAGCGCCGGCGAGCCGCTGTACCAGGATGTGGTCACGGCCCTGGCCGAGGGCCTTCCCGACAAGCGGCCCACCGTAGTGGGAGGTCGCTATGGGCTATCCTCCAAAGAGTTCACCCCCGCCATGCTGATTGGGCTCCTGGAGGAGATGAAAAAACCCTCGCCCAAAAACCACTTCACCCTGGGTATCCACGACGACATCTCTCATACCAGCCTGCCTTACGACCCTCATCTCTCTATCGAACCGCCTGAGGTCAAACGCTCGGTGTTCTGGGGGCTGGGGTCGGATGGAACCGTGGGGGCCAACAAAAACTCCATCAAGATTATCGGCGAGGAAACCGACTTTTACGCGCAGGGTTATTTTGTCTACGACTCCAAAAAGTCCGGGGCCCGCACCATCAGCCACCTGCGCTTTGGCCCCAAGCCCATCAAGAGCACCTACCTGATTCAGGAGGCCGACTTTGTGGCAGTGCACCAGTTTGGTTTCTTCGAGCGCTACGACGTGCTCGAGAACGCCCGCGAAGGGGCCACCCTGCTCATTAACAGCCCCTACAGCCCCGCCGAGACCTGGAACCACCTGCCTTTCGAGGTCCAGCAGCAGATCATCCAGAAACGGCTCCAGGTCTACACCATCAACGCTTACCAGGTAGCCCGCGAAGTGGGGCTCGGCACCCTGATGAACACGGTGATGCAGGTGGCCTTCTTTGCCCTGTCGGGCGTACTTCCACGCGAAGAGGCCATCGGCAAAATTAAGGAGGCCATCCGCAAGACCTACGGCAAACGCGGCGAGGCCGTGGTGCGCAAAAACTTTGCGGCAGTGGATGCCGCGCTGGCCCACCTCTACCCGGTGGAAGTGCCCGGCAGCGCTACCAGTAACCGTCACCTGCCCCCGGTGGTCTCGCCCGAGGCGCCCGAGTTCGTGCAAAAGGTCACCGCGCCCATGCTGGCGGGCAAGGGCGACCTGCTCCCGGTGAGCGCCCTGCCCCCCGATGGCACCTACCCCACCGGCACCAGCCAGTGGGAGAAGCGCAACATCGCCCAGGAGGTGCCGGTCTGGGACCCGGCGGTCTGCATTCAGTGCGGTAAGTGCGTGCTGGTCTGCCCTCATGCAGTTATTCGCTCGAAAATTGCCCCGCCGGAGGCTTTCGCCAGCGCCCCCGAGGGCTTCCAGACCGCCAAAGCCATGTGGAAGGGCCTGGAAGACCAGCGCTATACCCTTCAGGTGGCGGTAGAAGACTGCACAGGCTGCTCGCTGTGTGTGGAGGTTTGCCCGGCCAAGAACAAGAGCCAGGTGGGGCGCAAGGCCATCAACATGGCCCCTCAGCTCCCCCTGCGTGAACAGGGCAGACAGCACTGGGACTTCTTCCTGAGCCTGCCCGATTACCCCCGCCACGACAGTTTGAGTTTCAACAACGTCAAGAATGTGCAACTCCTGCAACCGCTCTTCGAGTTCTCCGGGGCCTGTGCCGGGTGCGGCGAGACCCCCTATCTGAAGCTTTTGAGCCAGCTCTTTGGGGAGCGCAGCCTGATTGCCAACGCCACCGGCTGCTCGTCCATCTACGGGGGCAACCTGCCCACCACCCCCTGGGCGAAAAACCGCGAGGGGCGCGGCCCGGCCTGGAGCAACTCGCTCTTTGAAGACAACGCCGAGTTTGGCCTGGGGATGCGCCTGACCCTGGACAAGCAAAACGAGTACGCCCGCGAACTGCTGGGCCAGATGCAAGAAACCCTGGGCGCCGAACTGGTAGATGCCCTGCTGGAGGCCGACCAGTCCGACGAGGCCGGAATCGCGGCCCAGCGGGCCCGGGTTGCCCTGCTAAAGTCGCGCCTGGAAGGGCAGGGCGACCCCAAAGCCAGGGATCTGCTGAGCCTGGCCGACGTGCTGGTGCGCAAGTCGGTGTGGATTGTGGGGGGCGACGGCTGGGCCTACGATATCGGCTTTGGCGGCCTCGATCATGTACTGGCCAGCGGGCGCAACGTGAAGCTCTTGGTGCTCGACACCGAGGTCTATTCCAACACCGGGGGGCAGGCTTCCAAGGCCACCTCGCTGGGCGCGGTGGCCAAGTTTGCCTCCGGCGGCAAGGCGACACCCAAAAAAGACCTGGGACGCATCGCCATGAACTATGGCTATGTGTATGTGGCCCAGGTGGCCATGGGCGCCAACGACGCCCAGACGGTCAGGGCCTTCCTGGAAGCGGAGAGTTACGATGGCCCGGCGCTGATTATTGCCTACAGCCATTGCATCGCTCATGGTATTGATATGGCCAAGGGCATGGAACAACAAAGGCTCGCTGCCGAATCGGCCTACTGGCCGCTGTACCGCTACGACCCCCGCCTCCAGGCCCAGGGTAAAAACCCCTTCCAGCTCGACTCGAGGCCCCCCAGGATTAGCTTCAAGGACTACGCCCTGCACGAAAACCGCTACCGGATGCTAAGGCAAATCAACCCAGAGGCCGAAAAGATGTTCCAGGCCGCCCAGGAGGCAGTCCTGGCCCGCTGGAAAATTTACGAAGAGATGGCCCAGTCCCATGCACCAGAGACTGCTGTCCAGACCCCTGCAAAAGCAACGGAGGAAGTATGACCCAGCCCGACCTCAGCACCACCTACCTGGGGCTGAAGCTAGCCCACCCGCTCGTTGCTTCGGCCTCGCCCCTTTCGTATACCCTGGATGGTATCCGCAGACTGGAAGACGCAGGCATTGCCGCCGTGGTGATGTACTCGCTCTTTGAGGAGCAGATTGAGCAGGAGAGCCACGCCCTGCACCATTACCTCGAGTACGGCGCCCACAGCTACGCCGAGGCCCTGGACTACTTCCCCAAAGCCCACGAGTTCAACGTGGGGCCCCACGAGTACCTGGAGCTTCTTCGCAAGGCCAAGGAGGCCACGCACATTCCGATCATCGGGAGCCTCAACGGGGTGTCGTCGGGCGGCTGGATAGAGTATGCCAGGCTGATGGAGGAGGCCGGGGCCGACGCCCTCGAGCTCAACCTGTACTACCTCCCCACCGACCCCACCCTGACCAGCCTCGAGGTCGAGGAGATGTACCTGGACGTGGTGCGGGACGTGAGCCAGAGCGTTTCCATTCCCATTGCGGTAAAGGTAGGGCCCTACTTCAGCAACTTCAGCCACATGGCCGCCCGGTTTGTGCAGGCTGGGGCCTCGGGCCTGGTGCTTTTCAACCGCTTTTACCAGCCCGACTTCGACCTCGAGCACCTGGAAGTCACCCCCAACCTGGTGCTGAGCCGTGCCGACGAGTTACGCCTGCCGCTCACCTGGGTGGCCATCCTGTACGGGCGCATCCAGGCCGACTTTGCCATTACCAGTGGGGTACACACGCACCTCGAGGTGCTCAAGAGCATGATGGCCGGCGCCAAAGTGACCATGATGGCCTCGGAGCTGCTCAAAAACGGCCTGGGCCGCATCCGGGAAATCCTGCAAGACCTGGTGCGCTGGATGGAAGAGCGCGAGTACGAGTCCATCCGCCAGATGCAGGGCAGCATGAGCCAGATTAACGTCGCCAACCCCGACGCCTTCGAGCGCGGCAACTACATGAAGGTGCTGCGCTCCTGGCGGCCCGACCCCACGGGGATGCTGCTAAGGTGAGGATGACCAATCGTCGCTTCAGTTAGCATGCTTGGTCTCATAAGAACTCTGCATGAGTCCATCCGCTACGATAGGTTCAAGCAACTGACCAAACACCAACGCCGCTCCAGGCTGGAACTCGAGAACCCTCCCCGCCCCGACAATCTCCACGTCCGCTATCGGGATACAGAAAACCCTTTTGAGCAAAGCCAGAGGACGCTAAAGGACTAGATCGGAAGGATTTCTTATCAATAACCACTTATGCCAAATCTACCAGTACCGCTTTCCTTCTCCCCTTGCGGGAGAAGGTGGCGACACCCCGTCAGCAGTTTAGGAGAATGCTGTCGGAGACATCATTAACTGCATCTGGGGTGTCGCCGAATGAGGGGTATAGGAATCCCACTCAAAAATAACTATCCAGGTAAATTTAGGCATTAGTCGTTTGAGTGTAACAACCTTGTAACAACCCCTGGGTAAACTCACCTCAATCAAGTTTTGAGGTTCGAGATGGCGTACCTTCGGGGCCTAGGGGTCTATTTACCAGCACCGCGCATGACCAGCGGCGAAATCGCTGCGGCCAGTGGGCTGCCGGAGTGGGTGGTGCGGGAGAAGCTGGGCATCCATCAGAAGCCCGTGCCGGGCCCCGACGACCACCCGGCCCGGATGGGGGCCTGGGCTGCTCAGGAAGCCCTGAAGGAAGCCGGTCTCGGCGGGGCCGAGCTGGACGTGGTGATCAGCATTACCGACGAGCACAAGGACTTCCCGGTCTGGACCAGCGCACCCCTGATGGCCCAGATGCTGGACGCCCACCGCGCCTGGTGCTTCGACCTCAATCAGAAATGCGCCACCTTTATCACCGCCCTGACCGTGGCCGAGGGGCTTTTTGCCAGCCGCCCCGAAATCGAGACCATCCTGGTTGCAGGCGGCTACCGCAACGGCGACCTGATTGACTACCGGGACGAGTCGGTGCGCTTCATGTACGACCTGGCCGCAGGAGGGGGCGCTGCCGTTCTGACCCGCTTGGGGCCGGGCCTGAGGCTGCTATCCACGCAGCTCAAGACCGACCCCGTGCTGGCCAACACCGTCCGGGTTCCGGTGGGCGGCACGGTGGCCCCGCTTACCCCCACCAACACCGACCAGTACAAGCTGCGCGTGGCCGAACCGGAACTGATGAAATCGCGGCTCGAGGGGGTCTCCATACCCGGTTTTATGGAGGTTATCAACGGGTCCTTGCGACAGGCTGGCTACACCGCCGCCGACCTGGATTATCTGGCGCTGCTGCACATGAAGCCTTCCGCGCACAAAGCGGTGCTCGAGGGCCTGGGGCTGGGGGCGGAACGCTCGATTTACCTTTCGGACTACGGGCACCTGGGCCAGATTGACCCCATCCTCTCGGTGCAACTGGCGCGGCAGGCTGGCAAGATTGGGCCCGGCAGCCTGCTGGCGCTGGCCGCAGCAGGGGTGGGGTATCACTGGGGCGCGGCGGTGTTGCGCTGGGAAGAGGAAGCAGCGGAGGGCCTATGGAGCTAAACGCCAACTGGCTGGCCCGCCTGGCCGAGTACCACCCCGACCGCCCGGCAGTGTGGTGGCACGGGCACTGGGTGAGCTACGGCGAACTGTACCGGCGAGCCCGGCGGGCTGCAGCGTCGCTGGCCGGGCTGGGTATTCAGAAAGGCGACCGGGTAGGGGTTTTGAGCCTCAACCATCTGGGCTACCTCGAGCTCTACTTTGCCGCGCCCCTGCTGGGCTTTGTGCC is from Meiothermus sp. CFH 77666 and encodes:
- a CDS encoding dihydroorotate dehydrogenase-like protein, whose product is MTQPDLSTTYLGLKLAHPLVASASPLSYTLDGIRRLEDAGIAAVVMYSLFEEQIEQESHALHHYLEYGAHSYAEALDYFPKAHEFNVGPHEYLELLRKAKEATHIPIIGSLNGVSSGGWIEYARLMEEAGADALELNLYYLPTDPTLTSLEVEEMYLDVVRDVSQSVSIPIAVKVGPYFSNFSHMAARFVQAGASGLVLFNRFYQPDFDLEHLEVTPNLVLSRADELRLPLTWVAILYGRIQADFAITSGVHTHLEVLKSMMAGAKVTMMASELLKNGLGRIREILQDLVRWMEEREYESIRQMQGSMSQINVANPDAFERGNYMKVLRSWRPDPTGMLLR
- a CDS encoding 3-oxoacyl-ACP synthase — its product is MAYLRGLGVYLPAPRMTSGEIAAASGLPEWVVREKLGIHQKPVPGPDDHPARMGAWAAQEALKEAGLGGAELDVVISITDEHKDFPVWTSAPLMAQMLDAHRAWCFDLNQKCATFITALTVAEGLFASRPEIETILVAGGYRNGDLIDYRDESVRFMYDLAAGGGAAVLTRLGPGLRLLSTQLKTDPVLANTVRVPVGGTVAPLTPTNTDQYKLRVAEPELMKSRLEGVSIPGFMEVINGSLRQAGYTAADLDYLALLHMKPSAHKAVLEGLGLGAERSIYLSDYGHLGQIDPILSVQLARQAGKIGPGSLLALAAAGVGYHWGAAVLRWEEEAAEGLWS